TACTACAACCAGTCGAGCTCACTGGGATGGCTGCATGGAATTAGGGTCAATACGCTACTATTAAGCTCGGTTGACGATCCTTTTCTCCCGCCGGAGGTTTTGCATGAAGTGCGCGGCATTGCCACCGGCAATCCCGCGCTCAAGCTGGAATTCACGTTGCAGGGCGGGCATGCGGGTTTCGTCAGCGGCGGAAACCCGTTCCGCCCGTTCTATTATGCGGAACGCAGGGTCGGTGATTTTCTTGCAGAACAGCTTTAGGCGTAGCGAGATGAGGTTGCAGCTTGCACGGCGAACGTTTCAAGGCCGACTTAAACGGAGAACAGCGTGAACAGGAAGTCGATCAGAACGATCTCGTTATTTGCTCTTATGGCGTCCGTCGCAGGGTGCACCACAACTCAGATGAATCCTGGCCCCGAACATTCGGCCGAGAGTCATGCTGCGGGGCCGTCCACTTCGGTTGCGATCGTTTCCAATGCATCGTTGCCGGCCGGCGCCGACGAAGCCATGGCCCGCCTCAGCAGCTCGCCGCGTCACGGGGAGTGGGTGATGATTTCCACTGGCCCGTCGGATAGCATCAAGGCGTGGGTCGTGTACCCGGAGCGGAAAACCAAGGCACCGGTGGTGATCGTGGTGCACGAAATCTTCGGTGTGAGCACGTGGATCCGCGCAGTGGCCGACCAGCTCGCCGCCGATGGGTTCATCGCCGTAGCGCCCGATTTCCTCACCATGAAGCAGCTTCCTGACGGTCCCGACAGCGTCCGGACTCAGGCAACCGTCGCCGCGATCCGCACCCTGAACTCCGTAGATGTGCAGCGCCAGATAACGGCTATCGCCAACTACGCGATGGCCCTCCCCGCGGCGCTGCCTCGCTACGGAGTTGTCGGATTCTGCTGGGGTGGCGCGGTGTCGTTCGAGCACGCGGTGCGCGCTCCTGCGCTTGGTGCATCAGTGGTGTACTACGGGACTTCACCCAAGGCAGAGACTCTGTCGATGGTCAAGGCTCCGGTGCTGGGGCTGTACGGTGGCAACGATGCCCGCGTGAACGCGACCATCCCCGCAGCCGATTCGACCATGCGCAGGCTGGGCAAGGTCTATTCGCCGGTCATCTATGATGGAGCGGGGCATGGTTTTCTGAGACAGCAGAGCGGGGCGAACGGCGCCAATCTCACAGCAACCCAAAAGGCGTGGCCCGCGACCATCGCGTGGTTTCGGCAGCATCTGGGTGCATAGAGGCTCCTACTTCCTCGACTAACGGAGTACGAATCCCGGATCGGTGGCCGGACGCCTTGCTGCATTTGCCGCGATCCACCCTGTCATGTACATCCACTGTGTCATGCGCGTGAGCTTTCGATAGTCGATGGTCTTCGGCTCGTCGCGCGGTGTGTGATAGTCGGAATGCAGATTGGTGGAAAAGAAAAGCGACGGCACACTACGCTCGGCGTATGGGACATGGTCACTGCGAAAGTACCATCCCTCCGGATGGGTCGGCCGGTCCCAGAGCGAATCGATGACGAACTTTCCGGTGACCTCGTTTGCTGCAATGGCCATCTGCACGAGCTCGCTCGAATTGCGGTGCGGTGGCTGCGATCCCAGCAACGCCGCGGTGTCAGGGTGATTGCGGCCGATCATGTCACCGTTGAGCACGGCAGCGATTTGCGACAGCGGTATCACCGGATGCGCTACATGGTAGCGCGAGCCGAGTAGCCCGCGCTCCTCCGCGCCGTGGAATATGAACAGCGCCGAACGCCTGCTCGGCTGCTTCACCCAGGCCCGCGCAATTGCGAGCAGGGCCACGCTCGTCGTGCCGTTGTCGTCTGCTCCATTCCAGATCGAGTCGCCAGCGACCGTGTAGCGTACGCCGTCGTGGTCCTGGTGTGAGCTGAATACGACGTACTCGTCGCGCAATCGTGAATCGGTGCCGCGTACGACGCCGATGATGTTCACCGACGGCGTCTCGAATCTCTCCCCCCGCACGCGAATGTCGGTGGCCTGGCCGTCAGCGCGCAGATAGGCAAGCGCGCCGCTGCGCGCGAGCAGCACGGGCACCGGCACCGGCGGCGCAGGCGCAGGCGGACCCGCCGCTGGAGTACCGGCGCCCGCGTTGCGAACGAAACGCGGCACACCGCCGACAACGTCATATGCACCACGCACCTGCGTCCTGACGATTCCTTCAAAGGCAAGGTCCGCGACGGAGTCTGCAACGATGATGATGGCCGCCGCGCCGCGCCGTGTGAGGCGGGCGCTCATCGGTGCAATCGCGGCGCGCGTGTAGTTCACGTCATAGGTGTTCGTGAATGACCGGATGTTGGCCCTCGTCGGCGCGACCAGTGTTGCCACCACGACCTTACCGCGAATGTCCACCGTGCTGTCGCTGCCTTCCCCAACGAAGATTGTCGTTCCTGCGACGTCGGCAACGGCATTCGACGTCGGCACGATCTCGGTCCAGAGCGCGAGTGAGCGACCGCCGATCTGCACCGAGCCAGCGGTGGTCGAAACCCGTGTGCGTCGCATGTTGAACCACGGAAACCAGCTTCCATCATCGCCGCGCGGAGCGAGGCCTATCCGCCGCATCTCTTCGGCGAGCCACATCGACGCTCGCATCTCGTCAAGCGTGCCGGCTTCACGTCCGCGCATGGCGTCGCCCGCGAGGGCGTACAGGTCGCGCTTCAAGTCTGCTTCGCGAATAGCGGACATGGCGGCGGGTGGGCGCGATACCGCCAATGTCGGTGGCTTCGTGGTTTGCGCACCAGCTTTACTGAATGCAACCAGGGCCAGGAGCAGATGGGCGCAGGGCGGCCGACTCGTCATTTGATTCTCACAGCGCAGAAATAGCCTGCGGGATCGGGGATTGGTTGACCATTCTGATCCACTATGATCCACTATGATCCCAATACCGGTTTGCGGATCTACCCATCGACCTGAGAAGCGATCACGGCCAATGTGGAGAATTGTGTAATAGACAATCGAGGCGTCATCGCAGAGTTCACAGTAACCGGATATCAATTGAGTATCCGATGCATTCTGTTGAACGACAACATTATCCGCCCTATGTTGCTGGACACTTCTGTCACCTATCTCCTCGGCTGCTCGACGGACTACACGTCGATGCCGGAAGTCGTAAGAATCGCATCGCGTTATTACAAAGAATATCCGCTTTGGCCTCCGCCGATAAGAAATCGGCAGCCAGCACCGCGTCAATGCCTGCAGCTACCTGGTCTGGAAAGTCCGAGCCGAACATGATGCGTTTGGCGAATCCGCCTTCGACCAGATCCCGAATGTATCGATTGTAGCCGGCACGCGGCACGAGGCGAGCCCAGGAAAGCGCCGCGACGTCGACGTACACGCTTGGATGCGCGTAGAGCAATGCCATCATGGATTCAACGCGCGGCCAGCCCGCGTGCATGACGAAGAGGCGCAGCCGCCTGTGTCGGAGCAGTACCTCCTCCAAGATCATCGGGTCGCCATAAGCCATTCGATATTCGGGCGACTTTAACGGGACGGGATTTGACTCGTATGCTGCCCCCGGGGGGCCCAGCCCCATGTGAATGCCGACTGGAATGTCGAATTCTTCAGCCATCTTCCAGTAGGGCTCGAGACGCGGATCGGCTGGAGACATGCCGAGATACTGAGGTGAGAGCTCTCCGAACGCCCGAATGCGACCCGCTTTGATCTCGGCGCGCAGCCACGCGGTGTCTGGAAGTTCGGATGGATTGTCGAAGCATGGCCGGCCGGTGATCGGAGCGCGACCGCGATCACAGGGAAAGACCAACCCAGGCAGGTAGCGCGCGCTGTCGGCTGACTGCCAAGTCCGCAGATCGGCGGCGAGGCTGGAAAGGAACCAATAGCGCACGTTGAGAGAATCCAACCGAGGGATTGCTGCAGGTGTCGTCTGCGTGCTGTGCACGTGCATGTCAATGACAGGCGGTCGGCGTGCGCTCGTCTGCGCGTACACTGGAGCCGTAAATAACGCCGACAGGGCGAACCAGCGGATGAGGCGAGTCACATGACCTTCCCAGTAGAGATGTTTGAAGCGACCCAACTACTGATTCTACCGCCAATTTATGCAGCGCGCGGATCGTACAGCGCCGAAGGCGCGATCGGCCGTGTGCTGGGCGGATAGTACGCGCGAGGAACTGAAGGCGATAATGGCTTCAGACACGGGCATGTACGTATTGCCCATAATGTACAATTTGGCTAGTATTTAGTCCATGATCCGCATGCCTGCTACCGAAGCCAGAAATAGATTTTCCGATATCGTCAGCGATGTCGCCTTTCGTGGCGAAAGGGTCATACTGCAGCGCCATGGAAAAGACATCGCGGCTGTCGTACCCATAGAAGATCTCGCGCTACTCGAAACGCTGGAGGACAAGATCGACCTCGATGCCGCCAGAAAGGCTCTGGCCGAGAAAGAGCCGGCAATCGCGTGGGTCAAGCTCAAGCGCGAACTCGGCATCAGCCGCTGAGTGGCGCAGACAGGGTTGATTCCCCCGGAAGTGTGATATCAACCGGCCCGCCCCTCGCCCGTATCGGGTTGAAATAGCGGCAACCGCTGCACGTGCGCTCCGAAAGCTCGAGCCTGCCGTTCGGTTGCAAGTTTCCCGCAAGATCGACGCTCTCGCGCAGGACCCTCGTCCGGCTGGCGTGAAAAAACTTGAGGGAGAAGCCGATATCTACCGCGTACGCGTCGGGAACTTCCGGATCATCTACCGGATCGAGAATCGAAAGCTGCTGATTCTTGTCTTGTTGGTCGGAGATCGGAAGGATGTCTACCGGCGGTGAACGTCATACTCGAATGGCAAACGCGACGACTTCCACACAAGATTCTTACTTAGCGTGTATGTACTCGACTCCAGATAGTGCTGCCCTTGCGAGGCGTCCCGAGCATGCAGCCGAGATGACACTCGCCAAGCGGTCAACCATGATGCCGCTCGGCCCGTCGGCGCAACGTCACATCAGGCGACACGCCACACCAGGCGCGCATGCCGCTCGATCTGGCGGCTGGATGTGCAGGATGCATCTTCACACATGACCATTGGACGCTCCGCGCGCCTCGCGCTTGTCTCCCTGCCGCCATTGTGCTCGTTCGCCCTCTCACTGAGCGCACAGAATCCCCGAGGCAGCACGTTTCAGATCGAGGAAGCCACGATCGCCGGCGTGCACACCGCCTTTCGCACCCGCGCACTCACCTGCCGCGCGCTCGTTCAGCGGTATCTCTACCGCATAGACTCCATCGACCAGCGCGGGCCGGCAATCAACGCGCTCGTCACACTTAATCCCAGTGCCCTTTCGATCGCCGATTCGCTCGACAGGCGCTATGCGAAACACGGTCTCGTCGGCCCACTCCACTGCGTGCCGATGATCGTGAAGGACAATTTCGAGACAAGCGATCTCCAGACGACGGCGGGATCACTGGCGCTCAAGGGCTGGATTCCCCGGCGCGACGCCACCATGGTCGCCCGCATCCGTGCCGCGGGCGCGATCGTCCTCGCCAAGTCGAACATGGCTGAATGGGCGTTCACGCCCTATGAGACCGTCAG
This sequence is a window from Gemmatimonadaceae bacterium. Protein-coding genes within it:
- a CDS encoding type II toxin-antitoxin system RelE/ParE family toxin → MAATAARALRKLEPAVRLQVSRKIDALAQDPRPAGVKKLEGEADIYRVRVGNFRIIYRIENRKLLILVLLVGDRKDVYRR
- a CDS encoding type II toxin-antitoxin system Phd/YefM family antitoxin, giving the protein MIRMPATEARNRFSDIVSDVAFRGERVILQRHGKDIAAVVPIEDLALLETLEDKIDLDAARKALAEKEPAIAWVKLKRELGISR
- a CDS encoding M28 family peptidase, with the protein product MTSRPPCAHLLLALVAFSKAGAQTTKPPTLAVSRPPAAMSAIREADLKRDLYALAGDAMRGREAGTLDEMRASMWLAEEMRRIGLAPRGDDGSWFPWFNMRRTRVSTTAGSVQIGGRSLALWTEIVPTSNAVADVAGTTIFVGEGSDSTVDIRGKVVVATLVAPTRANIRSFTNTYDVNYTRAAIAPMSARLTRRGAAAIIIVADSVADLAFEGIVRTQVRGAYDVVGGVPRFVRNAGAGTPAAGPPAPAPPVPVPVLLARSGALAYLRADGQATDIRVRGERFETPSVNIIGVVRGTDSRLRDEYVVFSSHQDHDGVRYTVAGDSIWNGADDNGTTSVALLAIARAWVKQPSRRSALFIFHGAEERGLLGSRYHVAHPVIPLSQIAAVLNGDMIGRNHPDTAALLGSQPPHRNSSELVQMAIAANEVTGKFVIDSLWDRPTHPEGWYFRSDHVPYAERSVPSLFFSTNLHSDYHTPRDEPKTIDYRKLTRMTQWMYMTGWIAANAARRPATDPGFVLR
- a CDS encoding amidohydrolase family protein, whose amino-acid sequence is MGRFKHLYWEGHVTRLIRWFALSALFTAPVYAQTSARRPPVIDMHVHSTQTTPAAIPRLDSLNVRYWFLSSLAADLRTWQSADSARYLPGLVFPCDRGRAPITGRPCFDNPSELPDTAWLRAEIKAGRIRAFGELSPQYLGMSPADPRLEPYWKMAEEFDIPVGIHMGLGPPGAAYESNPVPLKSPEYRMAYGDPMILEEVLLRHRRLRLFVMHAGWPRVESMMALLYAHPSVYVDVAALSWARLVPRAGYNRYIRDLVEGGFAKRIMFGSDFPDQVAAGIDAVLAADFLSAEAKADILCNNAMRFLRLPASTCSPSSSRGDR
- a CDS encoding dienelactone hydrolase family protein, which produces MNRKSIRTISLFALMASVAGCTTTQMNPGPEHSAESHAAGPSTSVAIVSNASLPAGADEAMARLSSSPRHGEWVMISTGPSDSIKAWVVYPERKTKAPVVIVVHEIFGVSTWIRAVADQLAADGFIAVAPDFLTMKQLPDGPDSVRTQATVAAIRTLNSVDVQRQITAIANYAMALPAALPRYGVVGFCWGGAVSFEHAVRAPALGASVVYYGTSPKAETLSMVKAPVLGLYGGNDARVNATIPAADSTMRRLGKVYSPVIYDGAGHGFLRQQSGANGANLTATQKAWPATIAWFRQHLGA